One Actinomycetospora corticicola genomic window, GGCGGGGCTGGACGGACTCATCGCCAAGCGTCCCGACCTCACCTACCAGGCCGACAAGCGGGTGATGAGCAAGATCAAGCACGTGCGCACCGCGGACTGCGTCGTCGCGGGCTACCGGGTGCACAAGTCCGGCCCGGACGCGCTCGGGTCCCTGCTGCTCGGGCTGCACACCGCCGACGGGACGCTCGCGAGCGTCGGCGTCGTCGGGGCCTTCACCATGGCCCGGCGTCGGGAACTGATGGCGGAGCTGCAGCCGCTGGTGACCAGCTTCGACGAGCACCCGTGGAACTGGGCGGCCCACGAGCAGGGCGAGCGCACGCCGCGCAAGAACGAGACCAGCCGGTGGAACGCCGGCAAGGACCTCTCGTTCGTCCCGCTGCGCCCCGAGCGGGTGGTCGAGGTGCGTTACGACTACCTCGAGGGCGACCGCTTCCGGCACACCACGCAGTTCGTCCGCTGGCGCCCGGACCGCGACCCGGAGTCCTGCACCTACGAGCAGCTCGACCGTCCGGTCAGCTTCGACCTCGCCGACATCCTGCCGCCGGGCTGACCCCCCGGCGCCGACCCCCGGCGCCGACCCCACCGTCCGGACGCCGGGTCGTGCCCGGCCCCGGTGCCGGGCCCTCACCCCGGGTCGACCGCACGCCCGGCATCATGGGCGCGCGGCCGGCCGTCGTGGCTGCCCGCCGCCCGCCCGCCGTCGTCCGCCGTCGTCCGCCGCCGTCCGAGAGGTCCCGCCATCCGTCTGCCTCCCCGTCGCCGCGCCCGTCCGGGGACGCCGTCCGCCTGGCTGCTCGTCGCACTCCTCGCGGTGCTGCTCGCCGGGTGCGCCGTCGGTCCCAGCCGGCGGCCGCCCGTGGCGACGGTGAACAGCGACGAGCCGGCCGCCCCGGCGCCGAGCAGCGCCGCGCCCGCTCCCCCGCCGCCCTCGCTGCTGCCCCCGCTGATCGCCTCCCGACCCCAGCTCGACTTCGTCGACTGCACGGCCGGCCAGCTCGCCCGCCTGGGCGGCGCCGCCGTGTTCGCCGGACGGGACCTGCGGCTGGGGTGCGCCACCGTGCCGGTGGGCGGCGGCTACGCGAGCGGGTCGGTCACGAGCGCCGCCGAGGTCGACGTCACCCGCGTCTCCCTCGGGCCCGCGCCCGACGCCCCGACGGTGCCGATCGCGGTGCTGGGCGACCCGGGTCGGCGCTCCGGGGTCGAGCAGGCCGTCCGGCTCGCCGCCCGCGCCCCCGCCGACCTGCTCGACGGGCGGACCCTCTACGGGGTCGACGTGCGGGGCGCCGCCGCCGGCGGCGTCGACTGCATCACGCCCACCACCCGGGCCGCGATCGCCGACGCCGACCCGGCCGCCGCCGACCCCGCCGCCCTGGCCCCGCTGGCGGCGGCCGCGGCGACGGCGGCCCGGACGTGTTCCCAGCTGCTCGAGGACTCCCTCACCGAGTACGACACGGCGACCGACGCCGACGACCTCGACCAGGTCCGGCGGGCGCTCGGGGCCGTCCGGCTGCACGCCGTCGGTCTCGGCGGCGGCGCCGCGACCCTGGCGCGCTGGGCCCAGGACCACCCCGAGCAGCAGGGCCGCCTCGTCCTCGACGCGCTGCCCGACCCGACCGCCGCCGCCGGCCTCACCGCCGACCAGCGGGGCGACGCCGCCCGCCGGGCCCTCGACGCGTTCGCCCAGAACTGCGTGGCGACCGGGTGCGCGCTCGGGGCCGATCCCCGGGGTGCCGTGACGGACCTCGTCGCCCGGCTGCGCACCGCACCGCTCCCGGCGTCGCCCAGCGCGACCGGCTCGGTCCCGGGACGTCGGGTGACGGCGGGGACGGTGGTCAGCGTCCTCGTGCCGGGCCTCGCCGACCCCGACGGCTGGCCCGCCCTCGCCACGGCGCTGGCCGCCGCCCGCGCCGGCGACCCCGCGGGTGTCCTCGCACTCGCCGATCGGGCCGAGAACGACGGCGGGTTCGACCTGGGCCTGGTCTCCGCGTGCAACGACGAGGCGGAGCGGCCGACCGTCGACCAGGTGGCGCAGGCGGCCGCGCGGGCCCGGGGCGTCGACCCCGTGTTCGGCGGCTGGTTCGCGCAGCGGGCGCTGGTGTGCTCCTCCTGGCCGGTGCCGACCGACCCGCCGACCCCGCTCGCCGGCACGGCCGTGCCGACCCTGCTGCTGGGGACCTCGGCCGACCCGCTCGTGCCGTTGGCGGAGAGTCAGCGGGTCTCGGCGGGCATGCAGGGCTCCGCCCTCGTGTCCTGGCTCGGCACCGGGCACGGGGCCTACCCGGCGACCCCGTGCATCAGCGGGATCGTGGACGACTACCTCCTGCGGGAGGACGTGCCCCGCGAGGAGACGGTCTGTCCGCCCTGATCCACCCCGGTGTTGATCACGTCCTGCGACGGGGGGCGGGGCGCCCGTAGGCTCTCGCCCCGTGCCGTTCCCGCGACTCCCGCGCCTGGTCGACGCCGCGCTCGACCGCCTCGTCGTCCCCGGGTACTCCAAGCTCGGTTACCTCGCCCGCTCCGCGGGCTGGCCCGCGCTCGCCCCGGACGCCCTCGCCGGCCGCACGATCGCGGTGACCGGCGCCAGCTCCGGGCTCGGGACCGCCACGGCCGTCGGTCTCGCCGGGCTCGGCGCCGCGGTGGAGCTCGTCGTCCGGGATCGGAAGCGGGGCGAGGCCACCCGGGAGGAGATCCTCGCGGCGCACCCGCAGGCCCGGGTCACGGTCGCCCGCTGCGACCTGTCCGACCTCGCCGACGTCCGGCGCTACGCGCTCGACGCCCGCGACCGTCTGCTGGCCCTGCACGGCCTGGTGCACAACGCCGGGGTGCTGCCCGCGGAACGGGTCGAGACCCCGCAGGGCCACGAGCTCTGCCTCGCCACCCACGTCCTCGCGCCGTTCCTGCTGACCCGCGAACTGCTGCCGCTGCTGCGGGCGGGGTCGCCGCCGGACCGCCCCGGCACCCCCGCCCGCGTCGTGTTCGTCTCGTCGGGGGGCATGTACACCGCCTCGCTGCGCACCGACGACCCGGAGTACACCGAGGGCCGGTACTCCGGCGGGGCCGCCTACGCCCGGACCAAGCGCATGCAGGTGGTGCTGGCCGAGCTGCTCGCCGACGACCTCGCCGCCGCCGGCGTGGTGGTCCACAGCATGCACCCCGGCTGGGCCGACACCCCCGGTGTGGCCGACTCGCTGCCCGGCTTCCACCGCCTCACCGGCCCGCTGCTGCGCACTGCGGAGCAGGGGGCCGACACCGCGGTGTGGTTGCAGGCCGCGGTCGAGCCCGGCCACTGCAGCGGGCTCTTCTGGCACGACCGCGCGCCCCGTCCGACGCACTACCTGTTCGGCGAGGAGACCGCCGCCGAGCGGGCCGCGCTGTGGACGCTGTGCGTGGATGCCACGCACGACGCCGAGGCCCGCTGAGGGTCGGTTCACCCGGATCGGTCCCTCCGGTTAACACCGACGGCCCCGCCGACGATGCGCCGGTCGAGGGACCCGCGTCGGAGCGGGGCCGCCGGCGCCATCGGGGGCGAGGCATGAGCCAGGAAGCACCGCAGCTGCCCGGACCGGGCGAGCACGACACCGGGGCGGTGCGGGACCGACGACCGTCGCCGTCCGGGCCGCCCTCCGGACCGCCGGTCGTCCCGCCGCAGGCCGGGGCGCCGTCCGGGCCGCCGCACGTCGGGCCGCCGTCCGGAGCGCGGCCGATGGGACCGCGGCCGATGGGACCGCCGCCGATGGGACCGCCGTTCGTGCCGCCGCCCGGGATGCCGCGGCAGGGCCCGCCCGGGTACGGCCACGGCCACCCGCCCCCCACCGGCGGCTGGGCCCCCATCGTCGACGACGTCGAGGACCCCGCCACCCCGGGCAACCCCGCCGCGGCGTTCTCGCTCGTCCTGGGGATCCTGGCCCTGCTCGTGGGCCTGCGCCCGCTGGCCTTCGGCAGCATGGCGCTCTCCTGGGACGGCTTCCTCGGCCTCGCGATCGCGCTCGTGGGGGTCGTTGCCGGGGCGTTCGGCCTGCGCGCCCCGGTACGCCGACCGCTCGCCGCGGTCGGGATGCTGCTCGGGGTGGCCGCGCTCCTCGTCGTCGCGACCCTGCCGACCTTCTGACGGCTCAGAACGTGATGACGAGGCGCCCGCGGACGCCGCCCGCCTCGAGCCGCCGGTGGGTCTCCGCCGCCTGCTCGGCGGGCACGGTGTCCGCGACCCGAAGCGTCAGCACGCCGGACTCCACCTGCTCGCGCAGCCGGTCGAGGGCGGTCCGGTTGCGGGCGTAGTCCCGCACCCACACCGGGTGCCAGGTGATCCCGCGCCCGCTGCCGCCCTCGGGGCCGGCGTAGCCCCGGACGGTCGCGATCCGACCACCGTCGACCAGCGCGGGCACCAGGTCGTCGGTCTGCAGCGACCCGTCGGCGATGCCGTCGACCCCGCCGCCGACCGCCTCCCGGATCCGGTCGGCGACCCCGTCGCCCCGCCGGACCACGACGTCCGCGCCGAGGCCGCGCACGAGGTCCTCGTCGGCCTCCGACGCGTCCGCCACCACCCGGAGGCCCTCCGCGCGGGCGAGCTGGACCACGTAGCCGCCGAACGCTCCCGCCGCGCCCGTGACGGCGATCGTCGCGCCTGCGGGCAGCGCCAGGAGGTCGAGGGCGAGCCGTGCGGTGAGCCCGTTCATCGGCAGCGTGGCGGCCTCGACGTCGTCGGCGTCCGCGGGGGCCGGCGCGACCGAGTCGACGGGCAGCGCGATCCGCGACGAGTACCCGCCGTGCGCGCCGGACGGCACGACGATGCCCATCACCCGGTCGCCGACGGCGAGGCCCGCGTCCGCGGTGTCGGGACCCAGCGCGGCCACCGTGCCCGCGACGTCCATGCCCGGCACGTACGGCGGCGGGTCCCGGCGCAGCGTCTCCGCCCGCGCCCCGTTGCGGACGTACGTGTCCGTCGGGCTCACGGCGGCCGCCGCGACGTCCACGACCACCTCACCCGGGCCCGGCTCCGGGTCCGGCAGCTCGACGACGTGCAGGGCCTCCGGCCCACCGAACTCCGTCACTCCGACTGCTCGCATGCGCCGGGGCTTCCCCCGACGGACGGACGCCGATCCCCGTTGTGATGACGTCGCTGGGCCCGGCGCCGCGAGGGTGGCACCGTCGACCGCCATGTCCTCCGACGTCGACGCGTTCCGCGGCACCCCGATCTTCGACGAGGTCGACCGGTGGGCCCGGCGACCGGAGGAGGGGGCGCCGACGATGCTGACCTTCACCGGGACCCCGACCGCGCCGCCGTCGGGCGCACGCACCGTCCTCGCCCTGCTCGCGGCGGCCCGCGAGGAGCGCGCGCCGCGCCACGCCCTGCGCCGGGCGTGATCGTCCGGGACCGTACGATACGCGCGTGACGTCCTCCGAGTCCGCGCCGACGGTCCCGGAGCTCCCCGTCCCCGTCTCCGCCTGGGCGGACGAGGCGGTCGGGGAACGGACCCGCCGGACCCGCCGTCGTCTGCTGCTCGCGGCGGCCACGGTGTTCGACGCCCAGGGCTACCGCGGGGCCGCGCTGAGCGACATCCTCGCGGTCGCCGGCCTGACCAAGGGCGCGCTGTACTTCCACTTCCGGTCCAAGCAGGCCCTGGCCGAGGCGTTGCTGATCGAGGTGTGCGCCTCGTGGCTGCTCCTCGTCGACGAGATCGGCGCCCGGGAGCTGGACCCGATGTGGCGGCTGCTGCTCGAGACCGACGCCTACGTGGCCCGCTGGATGTACGACCCCCTGGTGCGGGGCATCAGCCGGGCCATCTCCGAACCCGATCTCCGCGAGCACCGCACCGCGTGGCTCACCGGGTGGGAGGAGGCCACCGCGGAGCGGCTGCACGAGGCCGAGGCGGCGGGGCTGCTGGCGCCGGGCGTCGACCCGGTGCGGGCCGCCCGCGCGATCGTCGCGGTGGCGTCCGGGAACTACAGCATCGCCGACGGTCCGGAGGCCCTCTGGACGCGGATGTCGGAGTCGTGGGAGGGCCTGGTCCCGATCCTCACGTGCCAGGAGTGGTCCGCACGATGGGCCGCGTCCGGGTGGCGGGACCGGCCGTGGCCGGACGGCGAGCGCTACCGCGCGGCCCGGGAACCCTAGGCGGGCGTGGTGCGGGCGAGGGCCTCCCAGCCCTGGTCCGCGGCCCGTGCGGCCTCCTCGGCGGCCGCGCCGCCCCGGAGGCCGAACAGCCGTTTCGCCACGAGCAGGTAGACGACGACGGCGACGTTGACCACCAGGGCGATCACCTTCGTCGGGGTGACCCGGACGGAGAGCTCGTAGATCTCGGGCACGAGCAGCACCGAGGTCGCGACGAGCGTGAGGTACTCCGCCCACCGCCGGCCCCACCACAGGCCGAGTGCCTCGACCCCCTCGAGCAGGGCGTAGGCCCCCAGGGCCACCCCGACCAGGACGATGGTCCGGTCCTGCGCGGTGAAGGCGCTGGTCACCTCGCCGAGGATCCCGTCGCGCAGGCTGTCGCCGAACCCGAGCGAGTCCCGCAACGTCTCCAGCACGGCGAAGAACGGGGTCCGCAGGGCGGCACGGTCGGCGAGGAAGACGAACACCGCGGCCGTGGCGAGCCCGAGCCCCACGAAGTGCAGCAGCCGGTCGAGGGCGATGAGGCGCAGGACGAACCGGTCGCGCAGGGCCCGGCCGCGCAGCGGCAGGTCCACCTCGTCGCGCGCGGGCAGTCGGTCGCGGATGGGGGCGGACGGCGGGGGCAGCGGCACCCACGAGTCGCACCGCAGGCAGCGGTGCCAGCGGCACCCGTCGCCCTCGCGCACCACCTGGTCGACCTCGAACCCGGGGTCGGGCGACCCGAGTGCGGCGGCGTCGGTGCCGAGCAGGGCGTGGCCCCGCAGGCCGCAGGTGATGAGCTCGTAGTGGAAGCGCGGGCGGAACCGGGCCGGGGGCACGGTGCCCGGGGGGCGGTGGACCACGGCCTGACGCGTCACCCGGTGATCGTAGGCCGGGGGCGGCCCGGCCCTACACCGCGACGGCCTCCATCGGGGCCGCCACGGCGGACCCCGCGACGGCCGGCACGGTCTCCTGCACCCAGACCTGCCCGTCGTCGGTGACCGACACCGCGTGGGTGCGGACCGGCTTCTTCGCGGGCGGTCCGTCCGGCCGGCCGGTCCGCAGGTCGAAGCAGGCGGCGTGCAGCGGGCACTCCACCGCGCACCCCTCGAGGAACCCGTCGGAGAGCGACGCGTCCTGGTGGGTGCACGTGTCGTCGATGGCGAACAGCTCGCCCTCGGCGTGGAACACCGCGATGGCGACCGTCCCCTCCACCCGGACCGACTCGCCCTCGGGGATGTCGGCGAGCTCTCCCACGTAGATCATGTCCGCTCCTGTTGCGTAAGGCGCACCCGGTCTTGCTATCCGCAACACCAGCGTGACGATGGCGCGAAGCACCGTCAAGAGGTACACGCGACGATTCCGTGCCCGTCTGTTGCCATTGGATGACACGGCTGGTACTCGACTGATATGTCAGTGGGTCGGCCACCCCGGCGCCGCCGGGGTGACACACTGCGGGCCGCGAACCGGGGTCCGCCCCGTGCCCGTCGGGGGGAGGCGCATGGTCGACCGGCCGCACCTCTGGCGCTCCGGGGGCCCACTGCCCGCCGTCGAGGGCGAGTACGTGCTGCGGCGGGCGACGACGGCCGCGGCCGTCGGGAACGTCGCGGAGTGGTACGACTTCGGCCTCTACTCCTACCTCGCGGGGACGGTGCTGAGCCGGGTCTTCTTCCCCGACGCGGGCCCCTGGGCGGCGGTCTACACCCTCGGGGCCTTCGCGGCGGCGTTCGTCATGCGCCCCCTCGGCGGACTGGTCTTCGGACCGCTCGGGGACCGCATCGGGCGGACGAAGGTCCTCTCGGCCACCGTCGTGCTGATGGCGGCGGCCACCCTGCTGCTCGGTCTCGTGCCCGGCCACGGGACGCTCGGGATCGCCGCCCCGATCCTCGTCCTGGTCGTCCGCATGCTGCAGGGCTTCTCCGCGGGCGGGGAGTACACCGGGGCGCTGACCCTCATCGCGGAGTACGCGCCCGACCGGCGCCGCGGCTTCTTCGGCAGCTGGCTGGAGTTCGGGACGCTGACCGGCTACACGCTGGGCGCGGGCGCGAGCGCCACGGTGATCGCACTGCTGCCCGACGAGGCGCTGCTCTCCTGGGGCTGGCGGCTCCCCTTCATGCTGGCGCTCCCGCTCGGGATCACGGGCATCTACCTGCGGCTGCGCCTCGAGGACACCCCGGCGTTCCGCCAGCTCATGGACCGCTCCCCCGCGCTGTCCGGCATGCCGTTGCGGCGCGCGCTGCGGATCGTGCTCGTCCGCTACCGCCGGGGGGTGCTCGTCGCCGGCGGCCTCGTCGTCGCCTGGAACGTGGCGAACTACGTCATGACCAGCTATGTCCCCACGTACCTCACGAGCACGCTGGTGGAGTACGGCGAGGCCGGCAGCGGCAGCGCTGTGGCGACGGGTCTGCAGGTCGCGGTGATGCTGGGCATGCTGGCGGTGATCACCGGCCTCGGGCGGCTCAGCGACCGCGTCGGGCGCCGCCCGATCCTCCTCACCGGCAGCATCGCCCTCGTCGTCACCGGGTTGCCGTCGGTGTGGCTGCTGCGCCAGGGGCTGGCCGGCCAGGTGGGCGGGCTCGCACTCATGGGGACGTGCCTCGTCTGCTTCGCCGCCGTGGCGCCCTCGACGCTGCCGGCCGTCTTCCCGACGCTGGTGCGCTACGGCGGCCTGGCGCTCACCTTCAACATCGCGGTGTCGGTCTTCGCCGGGACCTCGCCGACCGCCATCGCGGCGCTCACGGCCGCGACCGGCTACCTGGACTGGGCCGGCTGGTTCCTC contains:
- a CDS encoding ATP-dependent DNA ligase, coding for MDLPVMPPVLPMLAKPVTSIPADQCFEPKWDGFRAIVFRDGDEVEIGSRNTKPMTRYFPEVVEALRERLPERCVVDGEIIVATPDGHGLDFEALQQRIHPAVSRVTLLSEQTPASFVAFDLLAVGDEDLTRRPFTERRARLVEVVDDRAPVHVTPMTTDHDEAQDWFVRFEGAGLDGLIAKRPDLTYQADKRVMSKIKHVRTADCVVAGYRVHKSGPDALGSLLLGLHTADGTLASVGVVGAFTMARRRELMAELQPLVTSFDEHPWNWAAHEQGERTPRKNETSRWNAGKDLSFVPLRPERVVEVRYDYLEGDRFRHTTQFVRWRPDRDPESCTYEQLDRPVSFDLADILPPG
- a CDS encoding alpha/beta hydrolase, with product MNSDEPAAPAPSSAAPAPPPPSLLPPLIASRPQLDFVDCTAGQLARLGGAAVFAGRDLRLGCATVPVGGGYASGSVTSAAEVDVTRVSLGPAPDAPTVPIAVLGDPGRRSGVEQAVRLAARAPADLLDGRTLYGVDVRGAAAGGVDCITPTTRAAIADADPAAADPAALAPLAAAAATAARTCSQLLEDSLTEYDTATDADDLDQVRRALGAVRLHAVGLGGGAATLARWAQDHPEQQGRLVLDALPDPTAAAGLTADQRGDAARRALDAFAQNCVATGCALGADPRGAVTDLVARLRTAPLPASPSATGSVPGRRVTAGTVVSVLVPGLADPDGWPALATALAAARAGDPAGVLALADRAENDGGFDLGLVSACNDEAERPTVDQVAQAAARARGVDPVFGGWFAQRALVCSSWPVPTDPPTPLAGTAVPTLLLGTSADPLVPLAESQRVSAGMQGSALVSWLGTGHGAYPATPCISGIVDDYLLREDVPREETVCPP
- a CDS encoding SDR family NAD(P)-dependent oxidoreductase, whose product is MPFPRLPRLVDAALDRLVVPGYSKLGYLARSAGWPALAPDALAGRTIAVTGASSGLGTATAVGLAGLGAAVELVVRDRKRGEATREEILAAHPQARVTVARCDLSDLADVRRYALDARDRLLALHGLVHNAGVLPAERVETPQGHELCLATHVLAPFLLTRELLPLLRAGSPPDRPGTPARVVFVSSGGMYTASLRTDDPEYTEGRYSGGAAYARTKRMQVVLAELLADDLAAAGVVVHSMHPGWADTPGVADSLPGFHRLTGPLLRTAEQGADTAVWLQAAVEPGHCSGLFWHDRAPRPTHYLFGEETAAERAALWTLCVDATHDAEAR
- a CDS encoding NADP-dependent oxidoreductase yields the protein MTEFGGPEALHVVELPDPEPGPGEVVVDVAAAAVSPTDTYVRNGARAETLRRDPPPYVPGMDVAGTVAALGPDTADAGLAVGDRVMGIVVPSGAHGGYSSRIALPVDSVAPAPADADDVEAATLPMNGLTARLALDLLALPAGATIAVTGAAGAFGGYVVQLARAEGLRVVADASEADEDLVRGLGADVVVRRGDGVADRIREAVGGGVDGIADGSLQTDDLVPALVDGGRIATVRGYAGPEGGSGRGITWHPVWVRDYARNRTALDRLREQVESGVLTLRVADTVPAEQAAETHRRLEAGGVRGRLVITF
- a CDS encoding TetR family transcriptional regulator codes for the protein MTSSESAPTVPELPVPVSAWADEAVGERTRRTRRRLLLAAATVFDAQGYRGAALSDILAVAGLTKGALYFHFRSKQALAEALLIEVCASWLLLVDEIGARELDPMWRLLLETDAYVARWMYDPLVRGISRAISEPDLREHRTAWLTGWEEATAERLHEAEAAGLLAPGVDPVRAARAIVAVASGNYSIADGPEALWTRMSESWEGLVPILTCQEWSARWAASGWRDRPWPDGERYRAAREP
- a CDS encoding DUF2127 domain-containing protein, producing MTRQAVVHRPPGTVPPARFRPRFHYELITCGLRGHALLGTDAAALGSPDPGFEVDQVVREGDGCRWHRCLRCDSWVPLPPPSAPIRDRLPARDEVDLPLRGRALRDRFVLRLIALDRLLHFVGLGLATAAVFVFLADRAALRTPFFAVLETLRDSLGFGDSLRDGILGEVTSAFTAQDRTIVLVGVALGAYALLEGVEALGLWWGRRWAEYLTLVATSVLLVPEIYELSVRVTPTKVIALVVNVAVVVYLLVAKRLFGLRGGAAAEEAARAADQGWEALARTTPA
- a CDS encoding bifunctional 3-phenylpropionate/cinnamic acid dioxygenase ferredoxin subunit, which encodes MIYVGELADIPEGESVRVEGTVAIAVFHAEGELFAIDDTCTHQDASLSDGFLEGCAVECPLHAACFDLRTGRPDGPPAKKPVRTHAVSVTDDGQVWVQETVPAVAGSAVAAPMEAVAV
- a CDS encoding MFS transporter produces the protein MVDRPHLWRSGGPLPAVEGEYVLRRATTAAAVGNVAEWYDFGLYSYLAGTVLSRVFFPDAGPWAAVYTLGAFAAAFVMRPLGGLVFGPLGDRIGRTKVLSATVVLMAAATLLLGLVPGHGTLGIAAPILVLVVRMLQGFSAGGEYTGALTLIAEYAPDRRRGFFGSWLEFGTLTGYTLGAGASATVIALLPDEALLSWGWRLPFMLALPLGITGIYLRLRLEDTPAFRQLMDRSPALSGMPLRRALRIVLVRYRRGVLVAGGLVVAWNVANYVMTSYVPTYLTSTLVEYGEAGSGSAVATGLQVAVMLGMLAVITGLGRLSDRVGRRPILLTGSIALVVTGLPSVWLLRQGLAGQVGGLALMGTCLVCFAAVAPSTLPAVFPTLVRYGGLALTFNIAVSVFAGTSPTAIAALTAATGYLDWAGWFLVAAGVVGIVSVAFLEESAGRPLAGARPLASSADLPLPERSPDGVFLEHPRD